The following coding sequences lie in one Leishmania panamensis strain MHOM/PA/94/PSC-1 chromosome 19 sequence genomic window:
- a CDS encoding kinesin, putative (TriTrypDB/GeneDB-style sysID: LpmP.19.0650) — protein sequence MSGSMSARSLHESSPFGTTSTRRPGRRLSTFSARSVSASTSTHATPTRERSSAASSARRARNGVNSHAGEYTMPAAQTPSNAMKVYIRVRPFSEREIAQKVTPHSTVRIDAQNPSQLTILDPSRGFRPLTTHPFTRCFWSVFEKGEGQLLNKVDTYLSGGMNSAPRSRAQALVAGQPVLGSVRRGARATLDGDAAPPATQAYDGAGSAPVMVDANVSHPPYAGQDQVYAHVGKPIVGNTLDGYNGCVFAYGQTGSGKTFTMLGYAPSTSDIRARKGSLVSAASTESSTPLDGAVEPFESDDGDDVVDKTGLDPNELQGIIPRACMDLFDGLRAKRAKDSDFTYRVEVSYYEIYNEKVFDLIRPQRNTDLRIRNSPNSGPFIEGLTWKMVSREEDVARVIRKGMQERHTAATKFNDRSSRSHAILTFNIVQLSMDDSDNAFQMRSKLNLVDLAGSERTGAAGAEGDEFHDGVKINQSLTVLGRVIDRLADLSQNKGGGLSIPYRDSNLTWVLSDSIGGNSQTSMVATISPHSINFDEMRQTIMYACRAQQVLNKARRNVDPMIMQLRELRAQVADLELRLKEAGGSNYTNEYVRGLEKRIKDLEWQCGDQKRIISQLRAELENAGIADPTLIGKPSVRGGAGAAGAEGGAAGAGEEQGSVSATTYRRTNEQLQSELTSANMEIVRLQRQLLESERTKSGKLDVDAESTIAKLQAKCDIYRSTFHDWEVHLNHYSTYHWRWSTDYLFGAFEDKMNVLIRQCQNLMMDKDAYVMDTLSRGESEQLRETAKIQRQHLAEISALTAQYREAIEKVKKEYAEREEERAKRQKGASSNSESRMQATRDTFEQEKRRWVQERENMKLSYEEKLATVRAEYQDDLKRLRESLASTTSDRQRQGLSLQELQERHEAEMRNIEQDMVRERKRHEGELAMLKKQMSTELSRKEEQITARDTQAQRTEEEAAKLRRDNLKLQTDMRAKERQLNTEIKDLLLKQENMIAVLTTIIGNYEKNPTNLKEDIEALRAFVSDKDYAAFRAKAKEMAFRDPASRRPSASMRNPGSVDEQLSREMDGIRSAIEHMRKTRRDQQANLQQVQQHVYEQLSRSRGFQPSEEVNERLHDANTATQNGKRPV from the coding sequence ATGAGCGGATCCATGTCGGCCCGCTCACTCCACGAGAGCTCGCCGTTTGGCACGACGTCGACGCGTCGGCCTGGCCGACGCCTAAGCACATTTTCGGCACGCTCCGTCTCCGCATCGACCTCTACACACGCCACGCCAACCCGCGAGCGCTCCTCGGCAGCGTCGAGCGCTCGTCGAGCTCGTAATGGTGTGAACAGCCACGCCGGCGAGTACACgatgccggcggcgcagacgccgTCGAATGCCATGAAGGTGTACATCCGCGTCCGCCCCTTCAGCGAGCGTGAAATTGCGCAGAAGGTGACGCCGCACAGCACTGTGCGCATCGATGCACAGAACCCCTCGCAGCTGACCATCTTGGATCCCTCGCGCGGCTTTCGTCCCCTCACCACGCACCCCTTTACGCGCTGTTTTTGGTCCGTCTTTGAAAAGGGTGAGGGGCAGCTGCTCAACAAGGTGGACACGTACCTCAGCGGTGGCATGAACTctgctcctcgctctcgcgCGCAGGCGCTCGTCGCAGGGCAGCCGGTGCTCGGTTCCGTTCGCCGCGGCGCCCGCGCAACACTCGACGGGGATGCGGCTCCACCCGCTACTCAGGCGTACGACGGCGCCGGCTCGGCACCAGTGATGGTCGACGCCAATGTCAGCCACCCTCCGTATGCGGGGCAGGATCAGGTGTACGCGCACGTCGGCAAGCCCATCGTGGGCAACACCCTCGACGGATACAATGGGTGCGTGTTCGCCTACGGGCAGACGGGCAGCGGCAAGACCTTCACGATGCTCGGCTACGCGCCGAGCACGAGCGACATTCGCGCTCGAAAAGGCTCCCTCGTCAGCGCGGCGAGCACGGAGAGCAGCACCCCTCTTGACGGAGCGGTAGAGCCGTTTGAGAgtgatgacggcgacgacgtggTAGACAAGACGGGACTAGACCCGAACGAGCTGCAAGGCATCATCCCGCGCGCGTGCATGGACCTGTTCGACGGCCTCCGTGCGAAGCGCGCCAAGGACTCCGACTTCACGTACCGCGTGGAGGTGTCGTACTACGAGATCTACAACGAGAAGGTGTTCGACCTTATCCGGCCGCAGCGCAACACGGACCTGAGAATTCGTAACTCGCCCAACTCCGGCCCGTTCATCGAAGGGCTGACGTGGAAGATGGTGTCCAGGGAAGAGGACGTCGCCCGCGTGATTCGCAAGGGCATGCAGGAGCGCCACACGGCTGCGACGAAGTTCaacgaccgcagcagccgcagccacgcCATCCTGACCTTCAACATTGTGCAGCTGTCGATGGACGACTCCGACAACGCGTTCCAGATGCGCAGCAAGCTGAACCTGGTGGACCTTGCGGGGTCTGaacgcaccggcgccgctggagcCGAGGGCGATGAGTTCCACGACGGGGTGAAGATCAACCAGTCGCTCACGGTGCTGGGCCGCGTGATTGACCGTCTGGCGGACCTGTCGCAGAACAAGGGGGGCGGCCTTAGCATTCCGTACCGCGACTCGAACCTGACGTGGGTGCTGAGCGACTCGATTGGCGGCAACAGCCAGACCTCGATGGTGGCCACCATCTCGCCGCACTCGATCAACTTCGACGAGATGCGCCAGACCATCATGTACGCATGTCGTGCGCAGCAGGTTCTCAACAAGGCGCGCCGCAACGTGGATCCAATGATCATGCAGCTTcgcgagctgcgcgcgcagGTAGCGGACCTGGAGCTGCggctgaaggaggcgggtGGCAGCAACTACACGAACGAGTATGTGCGCGGATTAGAAAAACGCATAAAGGACCTCGAGTGGCAGTGTGGTGACCAGAAGCGCATCATCAGTCAGCTACGTGCGGAACTGGAGAATGCCGGCATCGCTGATCCAACGCTGATCGGGAAGCCCTCGGTGCGCGGGGGAgcgggtgctgcaggtgcggaAGGCGgggctgctggtgcgggcGAGGAGCAGGGCAGCGTGAGTGCCACGACCTACCGCCGTACCaacgagcagctgcagtcggAGTTGACATCGGCGAACATGGAGATCGTGCGGCTGCAGAGACAGTTGCTGGAGTCTGAGAGGACGAAGTCCGGCAAGCTTGATGTAGACGCTGAAAGCACTATTGCGAAGCTCCAGGCCAAGTGCGACATCTACCGCAGCACCTTTCATGACTGGGAGGTACATCTGAATCACTACAGCACATACCATTGGCGGTGGTCCACCGACTACCTCTTTGGCGCCTTCGAGGACAAAATGAACGTACTGATCCGTCAGTGCCAGAATTTGATGATGGACAAGGACGCCTACGTGATGGACACGCTGAGTCGCGGCGAGAGTGAGCAACTTCGTGAGACGGCTAAGattcagcggcagcacctcgccgaAATATCTGCGCTGACAGCGCAATACCGAGAAGCGATAGAGAAAGTGAAGAAGGAgtacgcagagagagaggaagagcgggcGAAACGGCAGAAGGGGGCGTCGAGCAACTCCGAGTCACGCATGCAAGCCACTCGAGATACCTTCGAGCAGGAGAAGCGCCGCTGGGTGCAGGAGCGGGAGAACATGAAGCTTAGCTACGAAGAGAAGCTGGCGACTGTGCGTGCTGAGTACCAGGATGATCTGAAGCGGTTGCGGGAATCGCTGGCGTCGACGACCAGTGATCGCCAGCGCCAgggtctctctctgcaggagctgcaggagcgtcACGAAGCGGAAATGAGAAACATCGAGCAGGACATGGTGCGGGAGCGTAAGCGACACGAGGGGGAACTGGCGATGCTAAAGAAGCAAATGAGCACCGAGCTGTCGCGCAAGGAGGAGCAGATCACCGCGCGTGATACGCAGGCACAAAGaacggaagaagaagcggcgaagctgcgccgcgacaACTTGAAGCTACAGACCGATATGCGCGCCAAGGAGCGACAGCTGAACACCGAGATCAAAGACCTCCTTCTGAAGCAGGAGAACATGATCGCTGTGCTGACCACCATTATAGGCAACTACGAAAAGAACCCAACGAACCTCAAGGAGGACATCGAGGCCCTGCGTGCCTTCGTTAGCGACAAGGACTACGCGGCCTTCCGTGCCAAAGCAAAGGAGATGGCATTCCGTGACCCGGCCAGCCGACGGCCGTCGGCGTCGATGCGGAACCCCGGCTCCGTCGACGAGCAGCTCAGCCGCGAAATGGATGGCATTCGTAGCGCCATTGAGCACATGCGCAAGACCCGTAGAGATCAGCAGGCGAacctgcagcaggtgcagcagcacgtgtaCGAGCAGCTCTCGCGCAGCCGTGGCTTCCAGCCTAGCGAAGAGGTGAACGAGAGGTTGCACGACGCTAACACGGCCACTCAAAATGGCAAGAGGCCTGTGTAG